The stretch of DNA TAAGGTAAAGGAAACATGATGACTGTCCGGGACTCCTGGACGGTATTATAGCCGTCATGGACTGTCACAGTATATGTTGTGGTATCAGATAAGGGTTTCGTCCATGTTGTATCGGAATTGGGTGAATGAACATCCTGTGCGGGGGACCATGAAATGGTATAATACCCTTCGTTTCCACCATATGGAAAGGCAATCAGCAACGTTGAATCACCTCTGCATACTGCCGTATCGGCGGAATAAGGATTGGCTCCCAGAGGACCTCCAGATAAGTTGACAACGACTGTATCGTAATTTATACAGCCGAAGCCATCCTCACCTTTGAGAACGAATACCTGAGGGGCGTAAAGGTTTGTCGTGTAAGGACCGGGGACATTGGGCCAACCGGCAATGAATGCAGTAGGTTCCCAATGATATCCATACGGAGGACCATTACTGCCTGTGACTGTGCCGATAAGCGGAGTGGCTGTTCCATATGGGATAAGCCAATCAGTGCCGGCATTAACAATGGGTAATGGTTTTACTGTCACCGTTACTGTTTTATTGACCTGGTTGTAGCCATCGTAAATGATGACTGTATAAGTTGTAGTTATAGAAGGCCAGACCTTTGGATTCTGCGTATTTGTTGCAAATCCTGGTGGAATTGATGTCCATGAGAACGTATAATTTTCTGATCCGCCGGAGGGCAGGCAGCTTAATTGCGATGAGTCACCAAAACAAATGGTGTTGGGTTCGGCATAAGCATTGGCGCCGAGAGGGCCACCATAAATATGCACCAGGATTTCATCGGAGTCAACACAGGAATTATCGTCAGTGACTGTCAGTTCGAATAATGTGGAGGCCTTGAGAGCTATTGTAGTAGGTCTCGGAATATTCGCGACAACCAGTGAGTCATGAGGTTCCCAGGCATATTGGAGAGGTGGGGAACCCGAGGCGGTGGCTTCGCCAAATATAGTGGTGGTGTTATAGAGCAGGTTAATGTCGGTACCGGCATTAACAATGGGAAGGGCATTTACTGTCACCTGGAGAGGCGATGACGCATTCCCCGGTTCACCACAGGTATTGATACCCGCCACTGTGATGCTGGCAGTGCCGGAAAAGGCACTAGTCCAGTCAACGGTTGCCGATGTGGTTGTGCCGGATATGGTTCCGGCAGTGACAGGGGCAATGGCCCATTGATATGAAACAGCACCCGGCGTGCTGTTGGTCTGGTACTGTTTATTGTCACTATTCTGGCATATCTCAGCCGGACCTGTCGGCGTTTCCGGTGCAGAGGGCGGCTGAATTTGATTGATAGTTTGAATTGTGTCACCTTCGCAGCCATTATTTGTGGTAACTAAAAGGCTTACATTGTGGACTCCTTGTGTGGTGAAAGTATGTTGCGGATTCTTTGTCGTGGCTGTTCCTCCGTCACCAAAATTCCATTGCCATTCAACGACAGTACCGGCAACAGGATTTGAATTGTCATTGAATTGTGTCGGAGCACCAAAGCAATAAGGAATGTAGGTGAATTTAGCCACAGGCGCTGTCAGAATTTCAACGGTTTCTTCGGCAGTGTTATTCGTCGTTGCATATTGCAGGATCAATGATACAACATATTCCCCTGGCAGGGCATATTTATGTTTGGGATTCCAGGCAGGCGACTGGTTTCCGTCACCAAAGTTCCACGTCACCGACTCTACTCCTTCAAGACTTGATATAATAGTAAATTGTGTGCTGTCGCCATAACAGATATTAGAATAAGTAAAGGATGGCGGTGCGAAATATGACTGTATGAATGTGGGTAATCCCATGCGGCACACGTGTGCAGTTCCTTCCCATAAGGTAATACCATCATTAATGAAATGACATTCGACGCCTCCTATATTGGGATTGTTTATCACGCCAAGTTTCCCAAAGTCATAACGCGAAACATATATTTTCTGGTTTGGGCCCACCTGCAGTGCGCCTCTTCCATCTGAAGCAGTACTTGCCACAGTTGCCGTACCGATTCTGACCTTGGAATTCACAATGCTTGCTGAGTCACCAGCATAGGCGTTGAACTGGAATATACGCATTATGGTCAGCGTATCCAGGCTGGCTTCGGTAATGTATAAATAACGCGAATTGGGTGAGAACTCCACACCGTACGCCTTTGTGAAACTCCCCAGTGTAATCGGATTTGATACAACGCCGGTCTCATTATTAAAGTCAAACAACTGGTAATATCCATCAAATTCTACTGCCAGTGCCAGTTTCTGCCCATCGGGTGCGCCTTTTAGATAGCCCTGCGTATTATATCTGTTGCCACCATGATATCTGCCAACGGCTGACACTACTTTGTTTGCCGTATCAACACCATTTGCGGCGGTTACTTTGTAGGCTACGAATTCATTGGAAGGGTGCTCCGTGGTATCCTGGCCAACAATTTCCAGCCAGCGCCATTTATGAGTGATCACCCATATATCTTCATTGTTGCTGGCCTTCATGGCTGTCACTTTTTCAACGACAGGCGTTACAAGCTGCACATTTTTTTCTGTCACCTTACCCAATCCCCCTCCTTCGTTCATGTCAACAACGGAATATTGCAGACCGACCGGATCGCCCTGGTAAGGGACAGTGAAAATATAATAAAGATTAGCATACTGTGGCCGCGGCACGATAATACCCGATTGTGTTGACGACATGTGTCCTCCCAGTCCTGTACCGTTCAGCATCTCGGTGTTATTTTTATTCCACACTGTTGTCCCATCAGTATAAAACAGTAAGTTACCATCACTGTCAGAAATGGTGGCACATCCTTCAAAAGTGAGCATGGCACTGGTTATAATAGCTGAAGGAGGTATAGTGTTAAAGTCCATGCCAAGGTATTTGCCAAACATCCATACATTGGCCTCTTTCTGCTGGGCGAACGAATAAAATGTCAGAAAGATCAGGCAAAACAGAGAAAACAATATTTTTTTCAAGATGTTACCTCCCTCTTTTCTCCTACAAAGTTATAAATAGAAATAGATAAAATTCAAATTATCTGCCTAATTTTTAACCCAGGAAATGGCAAAGTGTGTTTCATTCGGTTTTTTATCGGATAAAATAAGCACCATCAATGTCATATTCGAAGACACACGGGCACCTGGTTAATAGCTGGTCTTCACATCCAGGGCGTCGCGCAATGCATTTCCTATCAGCATAAATGCCAGCACAGTGATCATGATGGCTATGCCGGGCAGAATGGCGAGGTAAGCTGAATCGAGAATGATATAGCTGTAATTTTCTTTGATCATTGTCCCCCAGGATGGTATGGGAGGTTGGACGCCTATTCCCAGAAAGCTTAATCCTGCCTCGATAAGAATGGCGGAGGCGAAATTTGCCGCTGTAATCACAATGACGGGAGCCATTACATTTGGCAGGATATGCCGTGTGATGATCCGTAAATTCCTGAAACCAAGGGCACGGCCGGCTTCAACGTACTCCTTTTCGCGTATGCTCATGATCTGCCCCCTGACTACGCGTGCCACTTCAACCCACATAGTCAGCCCCACAGCTACAAAAACCTGCCAGAATCCTTTACCCAATGCAAAAGTGATGGCGATGACCAGCAATAGCGTCGGTATCGACCATACCACATTGATGATCCAAACGATAAGTGAATCTACACGTCCCCTGAAAAAGCCGGCAAGGGAACCCAGCACTATACCAATCAGAAGAGATATGAAAACGGAAATGAATCCCACTGAAAGACTGACTCTGGTGCCGATCATCAGCTCACTAAGCATATCACGGCCATAACGATCTGTGCCAAGGAGAAAGCTTCTTTTAATTATCCGTTCCTGAAGGACTTTATTTTTCATCTCTTCCAGTGATTCCCTGTGCATATTCCCTAGGACATCCTTGAAAACTAACTGATTCCCGTCCCTGATGATCTTATCATCGATGGAAAGTGGATAAAGTACATCAGCCATATCAAATGTTCTCTCGGGGGCGACTTCACCCGGAATATCTGAGAATTCACTGATTATGATATACTGACCATCAAATCTATACCGGATGAAGGGCACGCAGGTATATGTACGTTTTTGGCCATAGAACATCCTTTTAAGGAAATTGGTCTTTTCAGGTTTTTCGTTTTTTTCGACTTTAAGCATATTCACCGTGAATCCGGGTTTCTTTGCCGACAGCTCAATGAATTGCTCATTGGCAAAAGGGGTAGGATCGGGAGTGATCCAATATCCAAGAACAGCTATGATGCCAGCAACTATTATGATGACCATGGATCCTATGGCCAGGTTATTCTTCAGTAGCTTACGCAAGGCCAGTTTGGATAAAGAACCAGAGCTGATATATTTCTTTTTGCGTAGGAACATGAATGCCTAATATTTTTTAACAAAGCTAAGTATTTTAAATAAATGGCTTTAAGTTACAAGTTACAAGTTACAAGTTGCAGGTTGCAGGTTGTGAGAAGTAATATAGTAAATGCTCCCCATTCAACCAAGTGCTTACAACTTGTGACTTGTAACCTGCAACTTGTAACACGCAACTTGTAACCTGCAGCTCTTTTATTTTAGCCACATGCATTTTTTCCCCAAAGATTTATTATTTTTGCAGCCTTCATGGTGGATGTAGCTCAGCTGGTTAGAGCACTGGACTGTGGATCCAGTTGTCGTGGGTTCGACTCCCATCATCCACCCCACATACTTCAGGGCAGGGTGTAATTCCCGACCGGCGGTATAGTCCGCGACTCCCGATATGATTAAAATCAGATTGGGACTGACCCGGTGCAACTCCGGAACCGACAGTAAAGTCTGGATGGAAGAAGTGTTATAAATGAGCAGGAATCAATAATTAATAATTATTGGATCCTGAATTATAGATTTTATTTAAAAGCCCTGGAGTGTATCCGGGGTTTTTTTTTATGAATACTACTTTTAAAACTTTTGATGATGAGCAGGATAAGCAGAATACCTAAAATGCCGGGCTTGATAGTTTGTTTTATGATTGCGGTGCTCTTCTCTTACGCACAGGGTGTTGCCACAGGGACTATAACAGATATGAAAACCGGTCAGCCTGTCCCCGGGGTGTCGGTGCATCTTAAGTCCGGTGGAACAGCTACTGCCACTGATATTGAAGGGAGATTCAGCATAACGGTTCCCATTGGTCGGCAAGTTCTGGTCCTTTCATTCATCGGGTATAAACCTGTTGAAATTCTCCTGAATCTTAAAGACAATGAAACAAAAGAGTTGGGTGAAATTGGCATCGCCGCGGATATCATTGAGCTGAAAGGCGTAAACATCATCTCTTCCTTTGCTCAGGAGAGGAAAACACCTATTGCCATGTCAACAATAAAAGCGATGATGATTGAGAAAGAGCTGGGTAATCAGGATTATCCGGCCATCATGAAAATGATGCCTGGTATTTATGTGACGCGTGAGGGAGGAGGTACAGGTGATGACCGTCTGTCTGTCAGGGGTTTCCAGCAGGAAAATGTGGCTCTCCTGCTGAATGGCGTACCTGTGGGTAGTGTAGAAAATGGCCTCGTCTATTGGTCTAACTGGACGGGTCTTGCCGATGCCACGCAAACCATACAGGTTCAGAAAGGCCTCGGCGCTTCGAACGTGGCATTGAACTCGGTAGGAGGTACCATTAATATCATCACCAAAACAACTGAAAGTGAAAAGGGAGGAGCACTTAAAGTGTCATTTACCGACTATGGAAATTATAAGGCCATGTTAAGCTTGTCGACCGGAAGGCTGAATGGGGGTTATGCGGTTACTTTTCTCGGCACACGAATCAAAGGCCCCGGCTATGTGGATGCAACGTATGTGGATGCATGGTCATATTTTCTTTCTGTCAGCAAGGAATTCGGCAGGAACCATAAATTGGTTTTTACCGGTATGGGATCTCCGGAACGGCATGGTCAGAATGTTTATAAAATGTCAGTGGAAGAATATAATAAATACGGAAACAAATTTAACTACGATTGGGGGAGCTATAACGGTAAAATCAATAATCTCACCGAGAATTTTTATCATAAACCGCAATTGAACCTGAATCACTATTGGAACATATCCGACCGTTCGTTCCTGGCGACGTCGGTCTATTTTTCATATGGCACTGGTGGGGGAAAATGGTCGGAAAGCTTCTATAGTCCATCCATATTCACTTTCCGGAATCCCTCTAACCAGGTTGACTGGGATGCAGTGTACCAGGAGAATGTCACAAATCAGGATTCCACCAAGTTGGCTAATGGTCAATATGTAACCGGATATTCCAAATATATTCAGACTCATTTCCTTGCCGATCATTACTGGGCAGGATTATTATCGACTTACAAGCATGATTTTGGCAGCCGGTTCAACCTGATGACCGGAATCCATGTCAGGCATTTCAAATCACGGCTGTATGAAAAAGTACAGGATCTTCTCGGAGGGCAGTATTGGATAGAGGATTATGCATGGGCTGTGGATGGCGTTGCCGATAGAAATGAGATCAAGACCATTGGTGATGTGATCAAGCTGGACAATGGCGCCATTATCAGTTATGCCGGTGCATTTGGGCAATTGGAATATTCCGGTGATGTTATATCTGCGTTTATCGCCGGCACTATTTCCAATACTTGGTACCAGCGCGAAGACAGGTATAACTATATATCCAACATCAAAAGCGAGCAAGTGACTCGCGGCGGCTTTGATGTCAAAACCGGAATAAATTATAATATTAACTCGTCACACCGTGTTTTCCTGAATACCGGCTATTATTCAAAAGAACCCTATTTCAAGTTCATTTTCGTCAACTTTTCCAACACGGTTGCGCAGAATATTAAAAATGAAAAGATAACTGCTATTGAAATGGGTTATGGATATCATGGAAAGAATGTCACTCTCGGTATTAATGGCTACTATACTTACTGGAAGGACAAATCCCTGTTGTCGAATGAGAACATCCCCTTGTCCGACAGCACTATGACAAGAGCTATGATCAGGGGACTGGATGCATTGCACAAGGGTATTGAATTGGAGTTGAGTACCCGGCCATTCAGGTTCCTGGATGCCGGAGCTACGCTATCTCTCGGCAACTGGAAATGGAAGAACAATGTCATTGCAGAGCTTTATAATGAAGATGATGTACTCATTGACACCACCGAAGTATACGCTGACGGGCTTTATGTTGGTGGTGCTCCCCAGACTCAGTTAGGCATATTTGCCGGTATCGGAATAACCCCTGATCTGAACCTGAAAATAAATTGGCTCTATTATAACCGGTTATGGGCCGACTTTGATCCTGCCCTTCGCAATAACCCTGATGATCACCGGCAGCCATATCGTCTTCCGCGATATTCTGTCGTTGACATCCTGCTAAATTATCATTTTACAATTGGAAAGCAGGATGCCTCTTTCGAAGCAGGATGCTACAATGTTCTCGGAAAAGAATATATTCTGAGGGGTGAAGATGGCCCAAACCACGATGAAGCCGGTTTCAGAGGATTCTGGTCGTTTGGAAGGACGTTTAATTTCGGTATGAGGGTCGAATTTTAATCGGAGGTTTGTCATGCCGGTTTTTATATCCCTGTAAATTTGCTGGAACAGTTACTCCTGTATAAAAGATACCTATCTTTGCCGGATGCAATACAGTTACCAGCATATAGCCAGGTTATCCGGTTCCCTTCTTTTTCTGACATTCTTGTTATCGGTTATTATCTGCCAGGCGCAGCCTCATTTTCCTGATTCAACTGAAATATACAGGGATAATGTTGTTCCCCGCATTGATATTCTGATTCATCCTGATTCACTGGCCATCATTTATGAAGATCTTGAGAACGATCATGAATTTCCTGCCACTTTTATCTTTAACAATGGAATGTTGTACGATACAGTTGATCAGATCGGCTTCAGGTTGCGCGGTAACACATCACGCTATGCCAAAAAGAAATCTTTCAAGGTTTCCTTTAATACTTATCACCAGGGTCGGAAGTTTCAGGGGTTGGAAAAAATGAACCTGAACAGTGAACATAATGATCCTTCCATCATCCGCGCAAAACTGTGCTGGAATATCTTACGGAAAATGGAGATAGCCTCACCCAATGCCAATCATGTGGAAGTTTACATTAATGGCAACTATTACGGACTATATATTAGTGTGGAAAATGTCGATGAAACGTTTGTCGGGTCACGTTTTGGCAATAATGACGGAAACCTATACAAATGCCTGTGGCCTGCTGACCTGACATGGCTTGGGGATAACCCGGATGACTATAAATTTGTTATTGATGGCAGGAGGGCTTATGAACTGTCGATAAATAAAGAGGAAGACGATTACACCGACCTGCGGGATTTCATCAAAGTACTTCATTTTACATCTGACGAAGAGTTTGAATGTGCTATTGAAGAGATTTTTAATGTGTATGATTACCTGAAGATTATGGTCTTCGAAATACTCAGCGGCCACTGGGATGATTATATATACAATAAGAATAACTTTTACCTGTATCATAATACAGCTACCGGAAAGTTCGAGTTTATCCCGTATGATCTGGACAACACTTTTGGTATCGACTGGTTTAACATTGACTGGGGCACCCGGAGTATTTACGAATGGGGCCCTGCAGAATCCCGTCCATTATTCGACAGGATAATGGCTGTGCAGAAATTCCGTGATCAGTTTTCCTTTTATATGTCACAAACTCTTCAGCATATCTGGAATCCTATTGTGTTTTATCCTGAAATAGATCAGATACGCCAATTAATTTCACCTTATGTGATAGATGATCCCTACTATCCACAGGATTATGGTTATACATATTCTGATTTTTTAAACTCCTATAACCAGCCATTAGGCGGCCATGTCAAATATGGTTTGAAACCCTATATTCTTACACGCTTTAACACAGCTTCAGGGCAGGTGATCCAGAACAATATAATTCCTGTTATCAAATATATCCGGCATAACGGGCCCAGTGTCTACCAGTATGTTCTTTTTCGTGCATTTGCCGAAGATGATGGTGATGGCCTGAGTGTAAATGCCCGATATACTGTTGATGAAGGTATATACCAGATTCTGCAACTTTTTGATGATGGTCAGCATTTTGACGGTGGCGCTGGCGACAGGATCTATGGTAACTACCTGGAGGGTTTCAGTGAGCCAACCCAGATCCGCTTTCAAATACAGGCAACAGATCTGACAGGAAAAACAAACCTGCTGCCTTGTGAACCAGTTCTCATAGATATTGCAACTTACCAGCCGCCCCTGCTTTATATCAATGAATTCATGGCCAACAATGATTCAACGATTGCCGATGAGTCGGGGGAATTTGAAGATTGGTTGGAAATTTATAACGGCGACACCGAATCTCTGTGGCTTGGTGATAAATACATGAGCGACAGCCTTGAAAATCCTTTAATGTGGCCGATGCCTGAGATATTCCTTGATCCAGGTGCATTTATTCTCATCTGGGCAGATAATTCCCCTGAAGAGGGATTATTTCATACGAAATTCAAACTCAACAAGGCAGGGGAGGAGATCACCATTTTTGATGCACCTTCACTCGGTTCTCCCATTATTGACAGGATAACATACGGCCCTCAGGAATCCGATATTTCTTATGGCCGCGAAATCGACGGCAGTGCAGTGTGGAAATCTTTTAGCCTGCCAACACCGGGCTATTCCAATACATCCAATGGTATCAATGATCTGCCAGGCCATGGAACCACACTGAAGGTCTATCCGAATCCATGTACGACAGGGAAGCTGTATTTTGATACACCTGTCAGTATTTGCCTATATGACCTTTACGGCAGGTTGGTTCTGGAGAGCAAAAAAATAAAACAACTAGACCTAAGTTCCTTCAGGCCTGGTATTTATATCTTAATGACCGAAGAAGGTCAGTTTGCAAAGATTATCTTGCCGGTTTCGGGTTTCTGATTGACGATCAGCCGGTAGAAGTACACACCGGCATCTACTTTCCCGTCATCATCCTTTCTTCCGTCCCAATATATGATCTGACTTCCGGTGATGGCGTTTTCATTCAATAGCAGTCTGACCCTTCTTCCCATCAAATCATATATTTCCAATCTAACATTGGCCATTCCTTCGATCTTTATCTCAAAATTCACACCGCCTGCAGTGGGATTTGGAAATATAGTCAGCAGTCGGCAGTCGGCAGTGCATGATAGATGATTTTCGTTGTCAATACCGGTATTTAAATCCGGTTTAGCAAGCTTGATATCTGTATAAAGCCTGTATTCGCCGTGTTGCAGAGTTATAGGACTTTGTACATCGGTCACCGTGATCGAATCCCTTGTGAAATATTCATACCAGGTGCCTGTATGCTGAAAATTGGGATCTGCTGATCCATCTGTCAGGCCAAAGTTGCCCAGGATGGTAAGTGACATTGGCACATCGGTGATGTTTATCCGTTTCATGGCACCCGACAGGGAAAGTGTAAAATTGGAGCTTTCAAATACTTTTTGCTCTTTTTTTAAAGCTATAAGTGTGGCAAAAACATCATGCAGATATTTTCTTCGCCACTCACCATAGTAATCCCATCGCACTGGTTTTAGTCCAAGCCGTCCATTATAATCTATCGAATAATCATAGCCAAGCTCTCCAAACTGCCACATCATTTTAGGACCCGGTATGGTAAAGAAAAACAGTGCGTCCAGTTCGGTTCTCTGCAGTGCAGTGGCTGTATCTTTAATTTGGTATTCACCTGATGAGTTACCCCAGGTGATATTTTTATACATCATCCGTTCTTCATCATGGCTCTCCATATACACCACGGCATGTGGTTCATTCCATCCTCTTGCCTTATAGGATGCCCATGAAAAGTCGGAGTTATTCATCCAGCCCATTGATGACTGTGTATAAGGACCATTTTCATTACCCCAAAGCAGCATACCGTAATTGGCAAGGATTTTTTCCTCGTCATTATCGGCAAAATGTTCCAGGATGACAAAAGCATCAGATTTCGCCTGCCATATGGAATCGGCAATACGTTTTAGTATTGTTATCCGTGACGTATCCAAATGACCCCACTCTGCAGTGTTTCCAAGCGTGTTTTTCTGGGTAAAACCCTTTGACAGGTCAAACCTGAATCCATCGGCATGATATTCGTTGAGCCAGAATTTCACTACTCGGTCAACAAACCGTCTGGTGTCGACACTTTCATGGTTCATATCATACCCTACATTATAATCATGCTTTGGTATAGGATTAAACCATGGACTGTTGGCTGTGGGCCGGTTATTTTGTTTGTCCCAATACAGCATGACCATTGGTGACTGCCCGAAGGAATGGTTCAGTACAATGTCGAAAATGACGGCAATGCCCTTTGAGTGACAAATGTCGATGAGATCTTTTAGTTTATCCTTGGGTCCGTAATACTTATCTACAGCAAAATAATAGGAGGGATTATATCCCCAGCTGATATTGCCTTCGAACTCCATCACAGGCATCAGTTCAATGGCATTAACACCAAGTGTTTTCAGATAGTTAAGCGTATCGATGATGGCCTGAAAGGTATGATTGGTGGTGAAGTCCCTGACCAGGAGTTCATAGATCACCAGGTCAATGATGTGTGGAGAGGTAAAACCTGTGGTTTCCCACTGGTAGGGTTGCAGTGCTGTCTGGAAAACTGTTGCAATGCCTTGTGTCTTACCTTCAGGATAGGAAATGAGACCGGGATATATATCTGCTGTTATGTACTTGTCATTCCAGGGATCGCTGACTTTCTCTGCATAGGGATCCCCAATCATTAACTCTCCATCGACAAAATACTGAAAAATATATTCTTTTGAAGGAACCAGGTGGTTTAAGCGGATCCAGTAACGTGAGCTGTCGGGAGTTTTATACATATAATTAAATGTATCAACTTCCCAGTCACTGAAGTCGCCGACAGCAAAAACATAATCCTTATAAGGAGCATACAGGCAAAGGATGACGGTGCTGTCATCGACATAATTTATTCCCTCAGTGATACCTGCGGGCAAAGAGTTGATGATGGCAGGCTGCCTTACAAAATAATAGAAGGAGTCCGCCACAAAGCCAGTGTCGTTCGAAGCCATGACCTTTACATAGTATTTACCATAGTTGTCTGCGAACAGTGAGTCGGTGATGGTATTGCCCGCCACTTTTTTTAAAAGATTATCATTGACGTAAAGAGCCATAGAATCAGCGCCTATGGCAGTGGCCTGGACCGGAATAGTGTCGAATGGAACAGCGATGATAGCATATTTATCGGGAATCACAATTGAAACGTTCAATCCCGGTTCATAAACGTTTACAAAGATATCGCCTCCTGTTTCTGTTTTACCTTCGAGCCACTGTCCTCCGACCTGTGCTGCGCTGCGGAAAACAAAGGCCATTTGGAGTATTTTCTCGCCGCCTGGCACGTCATAATAAGCCTGAACTGACGGCGTAATGTTTAGCTGATATAGGTTTGGGGTAATACGTGTCATAAGGCATTTGGGAATATTTACACCCCAGTCTGCCTGAACATACTTCCAGTCGGTGGAGGAGGTGCTCTGATCGGTGATGACGCCTGTATGGGCATAAACATCACCGGTATATCCTTCCAGGCCGCCACTGCCCTGTGTAGCGTCGAAGGTGATGATGACAGCGTCGCTGACTGTGGGGAAGGCAGGCTCAGATATCACCACCTGAGCGCCGGACATGAATGACAGTGTCATAAATAACATGAAAGATACCAGGTACCAGGAACCAGGTCGCAGGTATCCCGACTTTGTATGGATTTCGCTCAGCTTCGCCTCGCTCAACCTGCAACCTGCAACCTGCAACCTGTAACCTCTTTTCATTAATATCCCGGATGATATGTTTAATAGAATCTTTTTCATCTGTTTCATTTATCAAATTGAAAATCTAATGGAATCAGGTGCAAATTTAACATTATTCATGGAATCCGGTCTACCATAATGGCGTCCCTAACGGGACTATGGATATTATTTATGGTTGGTGGGAGGGGAGGTTCTGTCCGGAAAATGATTATATTTACATGATATCTCATTTAGCTATAAGAAATAATGAAACAGCTTTTAATTATCGTTTGCGTTTTCCTTGTTTTTTATTCTTCTGCCCAGGACAGCCTGCGTTTTATTTCAGGCACAACTGGTGCGGCCTGCCAGGCTGTCAAATATCATAATGGTTACCTCTATGCAGGCACCGGATCGACACTCCGGGTTTATGATGCCACGACTCCTGTTCCTTTCGAGATGACATTTGAATACAGGTATAAATCAGTCATCATGGATATTCTTGTCAATGATGATTTTTTATATGTGGCTGCAAATTACGATGGTATGACAAAATGGGATCTGAATGAACCCTCAGCGCCTTCAAAGGTCTATGACATCCTTTGCGATGACGGAGGCTTGCCGATGCTGGATGTCTCGATTTCCGGTGACACCATTTTTCTGACGCGATTTAAAAAAATGTCAGCCTATATCGACTATGGTGAATCTTTTAGCAAGCTGGGTGATTTTGGATTTGTCAGCGGAACAGCGCGGCTTTATGGCGCTGATATTAAAAATGGTATCTGTGCTTATTCCGTTGCTGATGTGTTAAGCACTCAGAATGGCGTTTATCTTTACCGAACCTCCGATTTTTCATTTTTAAGCCGTTTTGTCCAGAGCTATTGCTGGCCTGAAAATGTGATATGGGGCAAAAACAATGATGTGCTTCATGTCATGGGTGGAACCAATACTGTAAACGGATACTTTTACAGTCTGGATATATCGAACATCTCTTCACCGCAAATGATCTTTTCCGATACCATCCTCGGTATGCCATTTGGTTTTGCC from Bacteroidota bacterium encodes:
- a CDS encoding PKD domain-containing protein; translation: MKKILFSLFCLIFLTFYSFAQQKEANVWMFGKYLGMDFNTIPPSAIITSAMLTFEGCATISDSDGNLLFYTDGTTVWNKNNTEMLNGTGLGGHMSSTQSGIIVPRPQYANLYYIFTVPYQGDPVGLQYSVVDMNEGGGLGKVTEKNVQLVTPVVEKVTAMKASNNEDIWVITHKWRWLEIVGQDTTEHPSNEFVAYKVTAANGVDTANKVVSAVGRYHGGNRYNTQGYLKGAPDGQKLALAVEFDGYYQLFDFNNETGVVSNPITLGSFTKAYGVEFSPNSRYLYITEASLDTLTIMRIFQFNAYAGDSASIVNSKVRIGTATVASTASDGRGALQVGPNQKIYVSRYDFGKLGVINNPNIGGVECHFINDGITLWEGTAHVCRMGLPTFIQSYFAPPSFTYSNICYGDSTQFTIISSLEGVESVTWNFGDGNQSPAWNPKHKYALPGEYVVSLILQYATTNNTAEETVEILTAPVAKFTYIPYCFGAPTQFNDNSNPVAGTVVEWQWNFGDGGTATTKNPQHTFTTQGVHNVSLLVTTNNGCEGDTIQTINQIQPPSAPETPTGPAEICQNSDNKQYQTNSTPGAVSYQWAIAPVTAGTISGTTTSATVDWTSAFSGTASITVAGINTCGEPGNASSPLQVTVNALPIVNAGTDINLLYNTTTIFGEATASGSPPLQYAWEPHDSLVVANIPRPTTIALKASTLFELTVTDDNSCVDSDEILVHIYGGPLGANAYAEPNTICFGDSSQLSCLPSGGSENYTFSWTSIPPGFATNTQNPKVWPSITTTYTVIIYDGYNQVNKTVTVTVKPLPIVNAGTDWLIPYGTATPLIGTVTGSNGPPYGYHWEPTAFIAGWPNVPGPYTTNLYAPQVFVLKGEDGFGCINYDTVVVNLSGGPLGANPYSADTAVCRGDSTLLIAFPYGGNEGYYTISWSPAQDVHSPNSDTTWTKPLSDTTTYTVTVHDGYNTVQESRTVIMFPLPYIDLVPEGVTVINEDRDTVIACVYDTLFLYAGNPGFDYIWSDFSTDDSLRIHTTGIGTAIQTHWVTVTNPVTYCSNTDTITIIFAFNECTGIDDQPDNSSVTCYPNPTSGMLYIVMNNISGNFRISVLDLNGQVVTKEETLSITKNTYTKKIDLSALQQGIYLLHIVNDRTVMNHKIIKQ
- a CDS encoding ABC transporter permease, coding for MFLRKKKYISSGSLSKLALRKLLKNNLAIGSMVIIIVAGIIAVLGYWITPDPTPFANEQFIELSAKKPGFTVNMLKVEKNEKPEKTNFLKRMFYGQKRTYTCVPFIRYRFDGQYIIISEFSDIPGEVAPERTFDMADVLYPLSIDDKIIRDGNQLVFKDVLGNMHRESLEEMKNKVLQERIIKRSFLLGTDRYGRDMLSELMIGTRVSLSVGFISVFISLLIGIVLGSLAGFFRGRVDSLIVWIINVVWSIPTLLLVIAITFALGKGFWQVFVAVGLTMWVEVARVVRGQIMSIREKEYVEAGRALGFRNLRIITRHILPNVMAPVIVITAANFASAILIEAGLSFLGIGVQPPIPSWGTMIKENYSYIILDSAYLAILPGIAIMITVLAFMLIGNALRDALDVKTSY